A DNA window from Pirellulales bacterium contains the following coding sequences:
- a CDS encoding HAD family phosphatase produces MSIQFVYFDLGGVLLSFCHDQMCRQMAAVAGVEAAAVRRALFDGRGGASFQWRLERGDATREEAYKHFCQETGTEPSRERLYAAASDIFAPIEPTISLARALHAAGMRMGILSNTNAFDWGFVTGGRFPFVGELFPLAALSFEARAMKPEPEIYRYAAELAGVEPGAILFTDDREENVVGAREAGFDAVQFRDATQLRGELAGRGIDLA; encoded by the coding sequence ATGTCGATTCAGTTCGTCTATTTTGATCTCGGCGGGGTGCTGCTGTCGTTCTGCCACGACCAAATGTGCCGGCAAATGGCCGCCGTCGCCGGCGTGGAGGCAGCTGCCGTGCGGCGAGCCCTGTTCGACGGGCGCGGCGGGGCGTCGTTTCAGTGGCGGTTGGAGCGAGGCGACGCGACTCGCGAGGAGGCGTACAAGCACTTCTGTCAGGAGACGGGCACGGAGCCAAGTCGCGAGCGACTGTACGCCGCGGCCAGCGACATCTTCGCCCCGATCGAGCCGACGATCTCGTTGGCCCGCGCGTTGCATGCGGCGGGGATGCGGATGGGAATCTTGTCGAACACCAACGCGTTCGACTGGGGGTTCGTGACCGGCGGTCGGTTTCCGTTCGTCGGCGAGCTGTTTCCGCTGGCGGCGCTCAGCTTCGAGGCGCGGGCGATGAAGCCCGAGCCGGAGATCTATCGGTACGCCGCGGAACTCGCCGGGGTCGAACCGGGAGCGATTTTGTTCACCGACGACCGGGAGGAAAACGTCGTCGGCGCTCGGGAGGCGGGGTTCGACGCGGTGCAGTTTCGGGACGCGACCCAACTGAGGGGCGAGCTCGCGGGGCGCGGCATCGACTTGGCGTAG
- a CDS encoding DUF2892 domain-containing protein, producing MATISPQELHEALQRNAGATVIDVRTPAEFREVHATPARNVPLDQLAAEHVADCEIAYVICRSGGRGQKACEKLLAAGCANVVNVEGGTAAWEAAGLPVVRGKKTVSLERQVRIAAGSLVVLGAALAWFVHPAFVGLCAFVGAGLVFAGVTDTCGMGLMLAKMPWNQVRDAASCSVR from the coding sequence ATCGCCACGATCTCGCCTCAAGAACTTCATGAAGCCCTGCAACGCAACGCCGGCGCGACGGTCATCGACGTCCGCACCCCCGCCGAGTTCCGCGAGGTCCATGCGACCCCGGCCCGCAACGTGCCGCTCGACCAACTCGCTGCCGAACACGTCGCCGACTGCGAGATCGCCTACGTCATCTGCCGCAGCGGCGGGCGAGGACAGAAGGCTTGTGAGAAGCTCCTCGCCGCCGGCTGCGCCAACGTCGTCAACGTCGAGGGGGGGACCGCCGCCTGGGAAGCTGCCGGGCTGCCGGTGGTCCGCGGCAAGAAAACCGTCTCGCTCGAACGGCAGGTCCGTATCGCAGCCGGGTCGCTCGTCGTGCTCGGCGCCGCGCTTGCGTGGTTCGTTCACCCTGCCTTCGTCGGGCTGTGCGCGTTCGTCGGCGCGGGCCTCGTCTTCGCCGGCGTCACCGACACCTGCGGCATGGGCCTGATGCTGGCCAAGATGCCCTGGAACCAAGTGCGCGACGCCGCGAGCTGTTCGGTCCGGTGA
- the waaF gene encoding lipopolysaccharide heptosyltransferase II yields the protein MRLGVFLPNWIGDVVMATPALRALRKLAGPDGRLVGVMRPYVAEVLAGQSWFDEIVLSSKDRREPERGSAATIARLREQRLDKIVLLTNSLRTAWLAWRSGARERIGFARDGRSPLLTTRLYEPRRGWRRVPAPTIDSYLQVAMAAGCDWEPPRLELATTAEDEAAADRAWAALGLPAGERVVVLNSGGAFGAAKSWPVEHFAALAARLVDERGLSVLVNCGPAERDAARDIVRQAARPAVTSLADFDVPLGLSKGVIKRCRLLVTTDSGPRFFGVAFGRPVVTLFGPTGPKLTATHYAGEQCLTLGLDCQPCMARTCPLGHHRCMQDLSVERVLVAVAKGLDGSATGARFGRGAA from the coding sequence ATGCGACTGGGCGTCTTTCTACCGAATTGGATCGGCGACGTCGTCATGGCGACGCCGGCGCTGCGGGCGCTGCGGAAACTTGCCGGACCCGACGGGCGGTTGGTCGGCGTGATGCGACCCTACGTCGCCGAGGTCCTTGCCGGGCAATCGTGGTTCGACGAGATCGTCCTGTCGAGCAAGGACCGGCGCGAACCCGAGCGCGGGTCGGCCGCGACGATCGCGCGGCTGCGCGAACAACGGCTCGACAAGATTGTGTTGCTGACCAACTCGCTGCGAACCGCGTGGTTGGCGTGGCGCTCGGGGGCCCGCGAACGGATCGGCTTCGCCCGGGACGGGCGCAGCCCGCTGTTGACGACGCGGCTCTACGAACCGCGCCGCGGTTGGCGACGGGTTCCCGCGCCGACGATCGATTCGTACTTGCAGGTCGCCATGGCCGCGGGCTGCGACTGGGAGCCGCCGCGGCTGGAGTTGGCGACGACCGCCGAGGACGAAGCGGCCGCGGACCGGGCGTGGGCGGCGCTGGGCTTGCCCGCGGGGGAACGGGTCGTCGTGCTCAACTCGGGGGGAGCGTTCGGCGCCGCCAAGAGCTGGCCTGTCGAGCACTTCGCCGCGCTGGCGGCGCGGCTGGTCGACGAGCGGGGGCTCAGCGTGCTGGTCAACTGCGGACCGGCCGAGCGCGACGCCGCACGCGACATCGTCCGGCAGGCGGCTCGCCCGGCCGTGACGAGTCTGGCCGACTTTGACGTCCCGCTGGGGCTGAGCAAGGGGGTGATCAAGCGCTGTCGGCTGTTGGTCACCACCGACAGCGGGCCGCGATTCTTCGGGGTCGCGTTCGGGCGGCCGGTGGTGACGTTGTTCGGTCCGACGGGGCCCAAGCTAACAGCGACCCACTACGCGGGGGAACAGTGTCTCACGTTGGGGCTCGACTGCCAGCCGTGCATGGCCCGCACCTGCCCGCTGGGGCACCACCGCTGCATGCAGGACCTCTCGGTGGAGCGGGTGCTGGTGGCCGTGGCGAAGGGGCTGGACGGGTCGGCGACGGGCGCCCGTTTTGGTCGCGGGGCGGCTTGA
- the hemB gene encoding porphobilinogen synthase produces the protein MRRLRRHDWSRRLVREAAPSVDDLIWPLFVCEGADRRVTVPSMPGVERLSVDLIVDAVGEAVELGLPAVALFPATSPALKTPECEEAVNPDNLVCRAVRAVKQAHGDAIGVICDVALDPYSSHGQDGLVRTGYVVNDETVAMLCRQAVVQAKAGCDVIAPSDMMDGRVGAVRRALDGAGFESVQIMAYAAKYASAFYGPFRDAVGSATNLGSGDKRTYQMDPANGDEALREVALDLAEGADSVMVKPGMPYLDIVRRVKDAFGAPTFAYQVSGEYAMICAAAANGWLDRDKVMLESLAAFKRAGADGVLTYFARDAARLLSRG, from the coding sequence ATGCGCCGGCTACGGCGGCACGACTGGTCGCGGCGGCTGGTTCGCGAGGCGGCGCCGTCGGTCGACGATCTGATTTGGCCGTTGTTCGTCTGCGAGGGAGCCGACCGGCGCGTAACGGTTCCTTCCATGCCGGGCGTCGAACGACTCAGCGTCGATTTGATCGTCGACGCGGTCGGCGAAGCGGTCGAACTGGGCCTTCCCGCGGTGGCGCTCTTTCCGGCGACCTCGCCCGCGCTCAAGACCCCCGAATGCGAAGAAGCGGTCAATCCGGACAACCTCGTCTGCCGTGCGGTCCGCGCCGTGAAGCAGGCCCACGGCGACGCGATCGGGGTGATCTGCGACGTGGCGCTCGATCCCTACTCGAGCCACGGCCAGGACGGGCTGGTGCGAACTGGCTACGTCGTCAACGACGAGACGGTCGCCATGCTCTGCCGACAGGCGGTCGTCCAGGCCAAGGCGGGGTGCGACGTCATCGCCCCCAGCGACATGATGGACGGCCGCGTCGGGGCCGTACGCCGAGCCCTCGACGGGGCGGGGTTCGAGAGCGTGCAGATCATGGCCTACGCCGCGAAGTACGCCTCGGCGTTCTATGGCCCGTTCCGCGACGCCGTCGGCTCGGCGACCAATCTGGGGAGCGGCGACAAGCGAACCTACCAAATGGACCCCGCCAACGGCGACGAGGCCCTCCGCGAGGTCGCGCTCGACCTGGCCGAGGGAGCCGACAGCGTGATGGTGAAGCCGGGGATGCCGTATCTCGACATTGTCCGGCGGGTCAAGGACGCGTTCGGCGCCCCGACGTTCGCGTACCAAGTGAGCGGCGAGTACGCGATGATTTGTGCCGCCGCGGCCAACGGCTGGCTCGACCGGGACAAGGTCATGCTCGAAAGCCTCGCCGCGTTCAAACGCGCCGGCGCCGACGGCGTGCTGACCTACTTCGCACGGGACGCGGCGCGGTTGCTCTCGCGCGGTTGA
- a CDS encoding helix-turn-helix transcriptional regulator, whose translation MSTKKKSPPKLLDLAALEQAAECLRTLAHPHRLRMVQLLLQGEYTVGELAEACGIASHMASEHLRLMKHCGLLGSERDGRKTYYTIAEPHLAAILGCIESRFGAA comes from the coding sequence ATGTCGACCAAGAAGAAATCTCCCCCCAAGTTGCTCGATCTTGCCGCTCTTGAGCAGGCGGCCGAGTGCCTGCGCACCCTCGCCCATCCCCATCGGTTGCGAATGGTCCAGTTGTTGCTGCAGGGCGAGTATACGGTCGGCGAACTGGCCGAAGCGTGCGGCATCGCCAGTCACATGGCCTCGGAGCACCTGCGACTCATGAAGCACTGCGGCCTGCTCGGCAGCGAGCGCGACGGCCGCAAGACCTACTACACGATCGCCGAGCCGCACTTGGCCGCGATTCTGGGCTGTATTGAAAGCCGGTTCGGGGCCGCTTGA
- a CDS encoding FAD-dependent oxidoreductase has translation MRVVIIGAVAGGASAAARARRLDEHAEITLVERGEAPSFANCGLPYFIGGVIESRDKLLVAPVAQLVDRYRLTVHTRTEALAVDRQAKSVTVRNLTTDEVSTLPYDKLVLAPGASPLRPPFPGADLPSVYTLRDLRDADRLHALAATAKRAVVVGAGFIGLEMTENLVRRGLTVSVVELAPQVLPPWDAEMVAPVAQHLRDRGVELKLQDAAEAIEQLADGQVRVKLKSGAAMEADFVVLAIGVRPENKLAVDAGLEVGPRGGIVVNRHMQTSDPDVYAVGDAVQVRHVIDGSPVQIPLGGPANRQGRIAADHMFGRDSAYRGTQGTAVVGVFDMTAAMTGFSEKALAAAGIPFRKATIHPGHHAGYYPGAQAMTLKLMFAPDTGKLLGAEGVGRAGVDKRIDVLAVAIQAGMTVYDLEEMELAYAPQYGSAKDPINMLGFVGAGMLRGDHPTGDPAELLEGPVPGGAGEGAGYSPPPRAERFVLDVRTPTEFHRGHVFGAKNIPIEELRSRLDEIPRDQPIVAYCQVGMRGYLATRLLLQHGFNAANLSGGYASYVQYRESR, from the coding sequence ATGCGAGTCGTCATCATCGGCGCCGTGGCCGGAGGGGCCTCGGCGGCGGCGCGGGCCCGGCGATTGGATGAACACGCCGAAATCACGCTCGTCGAGCGCGGCGAAGCCCCCTCGTTCGCCAACTGCGGGCTTCCCTACTTCATCGGCGGGGTGATTGAGTCGCGCGACAAGCTGCTCGTGGCGCCCGTCGCCCAGTTGGTCGACCGGTATCGCCTGACCGTCCACACCCGGACCGAGGCCCTCGCCGTCGACCGACAGGCGAAGAGCGTCACGGTGCGCAATCTGACAACGGACGAAGTCAGCACGCTTCCGTACGACAAGCTGGTGCTCGCCCCGGGCGCCTCGCCGCTAAGGCCCCCTTTCCCAGGCGCCGATCTGCCGAGCGTCTACACGCTCCGCGACCTCCGCGACGCCGATCGGCTCCATGCTCTCGCCGCGACGGCCAAGCGGGCGGTCGTCGTCGGCGCCGGGTTCATCGGCCTCGAAATGACCGAAAACCTCGTCCGCCGCGGGCTCACGGTCTCCGTGGTCGAGCTCGCCCCGCAGGTGCTTCCCCCGTGGGACGCCGAAATGGTCGCTCCCGTCGCGCAGCACCTGCGCGATCGCGGCGTCGAGCTCAAACTCCAAGACGCCGCCGAGGCGATCGAGCAGCTCGCCGACGGCCAGGTGCGCGTGAAGCTGAAATCAGGCGCCGCGATGGAAGCCGACTTCGTCGTTCTGGCGATCGGCGTCCGGCCCGAGAACAAGCTGGCCGTCGATGCCGGGCTCGAAGTCGGTCCCCGCGGCGGGATCGTCGTCAACCGACACATGCAAACCTCCGACCCCGACGTTTACGCTGTGGGCGACGCAGTCCAGGTGCGGCACGTCATCGACGGCTCGCCCGTGCAGATCCCGCTGGGAGGACCCGCGAATCGGCAGGGCCGCATCGCCGCGGACCATATGTTCGGCCGCGACAGCGCGTACCGCGGCACGCAGGGCACGGCGGTGGTCGGCGTGTTCGACATGACCGCCGCGATGACCGGCTTCAGCGAGAAGGCCCTCGCCGCCGCGGGAATCCCGTTCCGCAAAGCGACGATCCACCCGGGCCACCACGCCGGCTACTACCCCGGCGCCCAGGCGATGACGCTCAAACTCATGTTCGCCCCCGACACGGGCAAGCTGCTCGGCGCCGAGGGGGTCGGCCGCGCGGGGGTCGACAAGCGGATCGACGTCCTGGCCGTCGCCATCCAAGCCGGCATGACCGTCTACGACCTTGAAGAAATGGAACTGGCCTACGCCCCGCAGTACGGCTCGGCCAAGGACCCGATCAATATGCTCGGGTTCGTGGGCGCCGGGATGCTTCGCGGCGATCACCCGACAGGCGATCCAGCCGAGCTGCTCGAGGGCCCGGTCCCCGGCGGCGCGGGCGAAGGCGCCGGGTACTCGCCCCCCCCGCGTGCCGAACGGTTCGTCCTCGACGTCCGCACCCCGACCGAGTTCCACCGCGGCCACGTCTTCGGCGCCAAGAACATCCCGATCGAAGAACTGCGCAGCCGGCTCGACGAGATCCCCCGCGACCAACCGATCGTCGCCTACTGCCAAGTCGGCATGCGCGGCTACCTCGCCACGCGCCTCCTGCTGCAACACGGCTTCAACGCCGCCAACCTCAGCGGCGGGTACGCCAGCTACGTACAGTATCGCGAGTCGCGATAG
- the mgrA gene encoding L-glyceraldehyde 3-phosphate reductase, protein MYQAVSDRYATMTYQRCGRSGLLLPGVSLGLWHNFGGVDSFETGRAIVRAAFDRGVTHFDLANNYGPPPGSAEENFGRMLRLDLMPYRDEIIVSTKAGYLMWPGPYGEWGSRKNLLASLDQSLRRTGLEYVDIFYSHRPDPNTPLEETLGAVASAVRQGKALYAGISNYSADQTREACRILRDLGAPCLIHQPKYSMYERWVEAELLDVLAAEGVGCIPFSPLAQGLLTDRYLQGIPAGSRASKPHGFLKAEQVSPQRVEQVRKLNEIAAGRGQSLAQMALAWVLKDPRITTVLIGASSVAQLDQNLGCLTNRQFAPEELAAIDAILGG, encoded by the coding sequence ATGTATCAAGCCGTCTCCGACCGCTACGCCACGATGACCTACCAGCGGTGCGGACGGAGCGGGCTCTTGCTCCCCGGCGTGTCGCTGGGGCTGTGGCACAACTTCGGCGGGGTCGACTCCTTCGAGACCGGGCGAGCGATCGTCCGCGCCGCCTTCGACCGCGGGGTGACCCACTTCGACTTGGCCAACAACTACGGCCCGCCGCCGGGGAGCGCCGAGGAGAACTTCGGCAGGATGCTGCGGCTTGATCTCATGCCGTACCGCGACGAGATCATCGTCTCGACCAAAGCCGGCTACTTGATGTGGCCCGGCCCCTACGGCGAGTGGGGCTCGCGAAAGAACTTGCTGGCGAGCCTCGACCAAAGCCTGCGGCGGACGGGGCTCGAGTACGTCGACATTTTCTACAGTCATCGCCCCGACCCGAACACGCCGCTCGAGGAGACTCTCGGCGCCGTGGCGAGTGCCGTCCGACAGGGGAAGGCCTTGTACGCCGGCATCTCGAACTACTCGGCCGACCAGACCCGCGAGGCATGTCGAATTTTGCGCGATCTCGGCGCCCCGTGCCTCATCCACCAACCGAAGTATTCGATGTACGAACGGTGGGTCGAAGCCGAGTTGCTCGACGTACTCGCGGCCGAGGGGGTGGGCTGCATTCCGTTCTCGCCGCTGGCGCAGGGGCTGTTGACCGATCGCTATCTGCAGGGGATCCCCGCAGGGAGCCGGGCGTCGAAGCCGCACGGTTTTCTCAAGGCCGAGCAAGTCTCGCCCCAGCGGGTCGAGCAGGTGCGCAAGCTCAACGAGATCGCTGCGGGACGGGGACAGTCGCTGGCCCAGATGGCGCTGGCGTGGGTGCTCAAAGATCCGCGGATCACCACCGTGCTGATCGGGGCCAGCAGCGTCGCGCAGCTCGATCAGAACCTCGGCTGCCTGACCAATCGGCAATTCGCGCCGGAGGAGCTCGCGGCGATCGATGCGATCCTCGGCGGCTGA
- a CDS encoding SUMF1/EgtB/PvdO family nonheme iron enzyme, translating into MRIREVLLSGLAILAAVSSSASGDDFGGGEHAFAIEFVTIGAPGNPPDALPNTAGAVPYVYRIATYEISEQMVEKANALGALGITTDTRGPDKPATSVTWFEAAAFANWLNTSAGHPPAYKFDGAGAFQLWLPTDPGYDATNLYRNKQAKYFLPSTDEWHKAAYYDLVAGHYWDYPTGSDNVPDGIDFAGDTIFDAVFFDGGLDFGPHNVSNVGLPSPSGAYGLGGNASEWDETSFDRRNDFPSKNRRDSGGSWGNIETVLNATNTLIGVSPAFQSDSIGFRIASVVPEPCSLALILLGAIAGSTVCPQGRARAKSIPRHRRPPRSAARQRNASRAQAALASGQGSLASHAPLRSGGRPTPRQSRGLMSQLATLGAPRPLFVAPSQAPGESDFPSPVPGLCARVRDLKSGPHGPGDTLPGLKARLSAPQIIPIECVASSVRHADRRTGPCQAVTK; encoded by the coding sequence ATGAGAATTCGAGAGGTTCTTCTCAGCGGCTTGGCCATCCTCGCCGCGGTCAGTTCGTCCGCGTCGGGCGACGACTTCGGCGGCGGCGAGCATGCGTTCGCGATCGAGTTCGTCACGATCGGCGCGCCGGGGAATCCGCCCGATGCGCTTCCCAACACGGCCGGCGCCGTCCCCTACGTCTATCGCATCGCCACGTACGAGATCAGCGAGCAGATGGTCGAGAAGGCGAACGCCTTGGGGGCCCTCGGGATCACCACAGACACGCGCGGCCCCGACAAGCCGGCGACCAGCGTCACGTGGTTCGAGGCAGCCGCGTTCGCCAATTGGCTCAACACAAGCGCTGGCCATCCGCCGGCGTACAAGTTCGACGGGGCCGGCGCCTTCCAACTCTGGCTGCCGACCGACCCGGGGTACGACGCGACGAACCTCTACCGCAACAAACAGGCCAAGTACTTTCTGCCGAGCACCGACGAGTGGCACAAGGCCGCGTATTACGATCTCGTAGCCGGTCACTACTGGGATTACCCCACCGGCAGCGACAACGTCCCCGACGGCATTGACTTCGCTGGGGACACGATCTTCGATGCGGTGTTTTTTGACGGGGGATTGGACTTTGGTCCACACAACGTATCCAACGTTGGGCTTCCAAGTCCCAGCGGCGCCTACGGTTTAGGCGGAAACGCTTCGGAATGGGATGAAACTTCGTTTGATCGCCGGAATGATTTTCCAAGTAAGAATCGAAGAGATTCGGGCGGCAGTTGGGGGAACATTGAAACAGTACTAAATGCCACGAACACGTTGATCGGAGTCAGTCCCGCGTTTCAGAGCGATTCGATCGGTTTTCGCATCGCAAGCGTCGTGCCGGAACCTTGCAGCTTGGCATTGATCCTCTTGGGAGCAATAGCGGGCAGCACCGTTTGTCCGCAAGGGAGAGCGCGAGCAAAGAGTATTCCCCGCCACCGCCGCCCCCCACGGAGCGCCGCGCGGCAACGAAATGCCTCCCGCGCGCAGGCAGCCCTGGCCTCTGGCCAGGGGTCGCTCGCCAGCCACGCGCCACTGCGCAGCGGCGGTCGTCCGACCCCCCGGCAGAGCCGGGGGCTGATGTCGCAATTGGCAACGTTAGGCGCGCCGCGCCCGCTCTTTGTCGCCCCATCTCAGGCCCCGGGCGAGTCCGATTTCCCGTCGCCCGTGCCGGGACTCTGCGCACGAGTGCGCGACCTGAAATCAGGGCCTCACGGCCCTGGCGACACCCTGCCGGGCCTGAAGGCGCGATTGAGCGCGCCGCAAATCATTCCCATCGAGTGCGTAGCGAGCAGTGTGCGGCATGCCGACAGACGAACCGGACCGTGTCAAGCCGTTACAAAATGA
- a CDS encoding transposase, translating into MVLNQSKKGSSPITRPLQSTAIDEVVQLLAEHGFDGLADAVTVVLNEAMKIERTRALGAQPYERTPARRGQANGFKPKTVLSRLGKLELKVPQTRDSSFYPSALERGERSERALKVALAEMYVQGVSTRKVKAIVEELCGSEVSSTQVSRCAAELDEELTKGTKRGQVHFLHSIFHFLSPCGAGECSKSCRRLSAVLIWTSPLIPPAATSPLRQRRTAPRLGGRSVQGTQFIL; encoded by the coding sequence TTGGTTCTCAATCAATCCAAGAAAGGAAGCTCCCCCATTACCCGCCCGCTGCAATCTACCGCGATCGACGAAGTTGTCCAGCTCCTCGCCGAGCACGGCTTCGACGGATTGGCCGATGCCGTGACCGTCGTCCTCAACGAAGCGATGAAGATCGAACGAACCCGCGCCCTCGGCGCCCAACCCTACGAGCGGACCCCCGCCCGCCGCGGTCAAGCCAACGGGTTCAAGCCCAAGACCGTCCTGAGTCGCCTCGGCAAGCTCGAATTGAAAGTGCCGCAGACCCGCGACTCGTCGTTCTACCCGTCGGCTCTCGAACGGGGCGAGCGGAGCGAACGGGCTCTCAAGGTCGCCCTGGCCGAGATGTACGTCCAAGGGGTGTCGACCCGCAAGGTGAAGGCGATCGTCGAAGAGCTGTGCGGCAGCGAGGTCTCCAGCACCCAGGTCAGCCGCTGCGCCGCCGAGCTCGACGAAGAATTGACCAAGGGGACGAAAAGGGGACAGGTCCATTTCCTCCACTCCATCTTCCACTTCCTCAGCCCGTGCGGGGCGGGGGAATGTTCGAAAAGCTGCCGACGCCTGTCCGCTGTGTTAATCTGGACCTCCCCCCTTATCCCTCCTGCGGCGACTTCACCTTTGAGGCAGCGGCGGACTGCCCCCCGTCTAGGAGGACGGAGCGTCCAAGGAACGCAGTTCATTTTGTAA